The following proteins are encoded in a genomic region of Lactiplantibacillus plantarum:
- a CDS encoding helix-turn-helix domain-containing protein: MDIEKFIARRKALKISQVKLSNGICTQATLSKFERRGRVPALAILNQLCARLGLTVDDLSENQANSVTQIRQQLDEIERRLMMEDYQSVLQSLVDLKVEQIDAVPSRMQYYYLCGMLSSLINGTASDICFSFSQIVDDLDRAHQTIFTPLAYVGLGVMYGRLAEPEKAQFYFRRVRYYVEHAGSSGYANDYLRLLTLIFYTAEYYAISGDFVTSNRLIDDGVALCSDEHVTYYLPRLKYLATENAVKQQLSDKLIKRLMSETEAFARINHNQVVEVKVAALRQRYLQGISASENN, from the coding sequence ATGGATATTGAAAAGTTTATTGCCCGGCGAAAAGCTTTAAAAATTTCACAAGTCAAATTATCAAACGGAATTTGTACGCAGGCGACTTTAAGTAAGTTTGAACGGCGTGGGCGAGTACCAGCATTAGCAATTTTAAATCAGCTCTGCGCTCGTCTGGGATTGACAGTTGATGATCTAAGTGAAAACCAGGCTAATTCAGTGACCCAAATTCGACAGCAACTTGATGAGATTGAGCGACGACTGATGATGGAAGATTATCAATCAGTCCTGCAATCATTGGTAGACCTGAAAGTTGAGCAAATTGATGCGGTACCTTCACGGATGCAATATTACTATTTATGTGGCATGCTAAGTTCGTTGATTAATGGAACAGCCAGTGATATTTGTTTTTCCTTCTCGCAAATCGTTGATGATTTGGATAGGGCTCACCAAACAATTTTCACACCGCTAGCTTATGTCGGTCTGGGTGTCATGTATGGCCGGTTAGCTGAGCCTGAGAAAGCTCAATTTTATTTCAGGAGAGTACGATACTATGTCGAGCACGCTGGCTCATCAGGATATGCAAATGATTACTTACGGCTGTTAACCCTAATCTTTTATACGGCAGAGTATTACGCAATTAGTGGTGATTTCGTCACAAGTAATCGTCTAATAGATGATGGGGTAGCGCTTTGCTCAGATGAACATGTCACGTATTACTTACCAAGATTGAAATACTTAGCGACCGAGAATGCTGTTAAGCAACAACTTTCGGATAAATTGATTAAGCGGTTAATGAGTGAAACAGAAGCTTTTGCACGGATTAATCATAATCAAGTTGTTGAGGTTAAGGTAGCTGCATTGCGACAACGATATTTGCAGGGTATTTCTGCTTCAGAAAACAATTAA
- a CDS encoding Bax inhibitor-1/YccA family protein codes for MNNFQNDPQPRTINTQVGLRSFLTKMYGFMTIAVLVSAFTVYLAMTTFQAQINAAFSQHPFIFLMIFIVSMFVMIGGIQVNATRNPAMSFTLLMLFAIIFGVEMSVTLSLYTGAVITGAFVAAGAVFATMAVIGTTTKRDISRIGTHLIAALIGLFVASLVNMFLQSAMISYIFSYIGVLIFAGLSMWDANRMRNMYLQYGDQVSSTGLAVTGALQLYLDFVNLFLYFVQIFGGSSRD; via the coding sequence ATGAACAATTTTCAAAATGACCCACAACCACGGACCATCAACACACAAGTTGGCCTCCGTAGTTTCCTAACTAAAATGTATGGGTTTATGACAATCGCCGTGTTAGTTTCGGCCTTTACCGTTTACTTAGCGATGACCACGTTCCAAGCACAAATTAATGCCGCCTTTTCACAACACCCATTCATCTTCTTGATGATCTTCATTGTCAGCATGTTTGTGATGATTGGTGGGATTCAAGTCAACGCGACACGCAATCCAGCGATGAGCTTCACCTTACTGATGCTCTTTGCCATCATCTTTGGGGTTGAAATGTCAGTGACCTTGTCCTTATACACGGGTGCCGTTATCACCGGTGCGTTCGTTGCAGCTGGAGCTGTATTTGCGACCATGGCGGTGATTGGGACGACGACTAAGCGTGATATTTCACGTATTGGGACGCACTTGATTGCAGCTTTAATCGGGTTGTTTGTCGCTTCACTGGTCAATATGTTCTTACAAAGTGCCATGATTAGTTACATCTTTTCATACATTGGTGTATTGATCTTCGCCGGCTTATCCATGTGGGACGCTAACCGGATGCGCAACATGTATTTACAATATGGTGACCAGGTTTCATCGACTGGTTTGGCCGTTACTGGGGCCTTACAATTATACTTGGACTTCGTTAACTTGTTCCTCTACTTCGTCCAAATCTTCGGTGGCTCAAGCCGCGACTAA
- the coaE gene encoding dephospho-CoA kinase (Dephospho-CoA kinase (CoaE) performs the final step in coenzyme A biosynthesis.) translates to MTKLIGLTGGIATGKSTVSKLLATKLPIVDADKIAWQVEGPGQPTTQKIVAHFGQQAVLADGRLNRPWLGQLVFNDAQALQDLTAITRLPIQYAMFEAIVAANQQQPDAIILDVPLLFESGWQHVCDQVLVVTASPAVVLQRLMARNHLSQQAAQARIDSQMPLAQKVARADVVIDNGANIDKTKAAVLKWLKTITK, encoded by the coding sequence ATGACAAAGTTGATTGGATTGACTGGTGGCATTGCCACTGGTAAGTCGACTGTTTCTAAGCTGCTGGCAACTAAGTTACCAATCGTTGATGCGGATAAAATCGCGTGGCAGGTTGAAGGGCCAGGCCAACCGACGACCCAAAAGATTGTGGCGCACTTTGGTCAGCAAGCAGTGCTGGCAGACGGGCGACTGAATCGGCCATGGCTTGGCCAGTTGGTTTTTAACGATGCTCAAGCTTTACAAGACTTAACCGCAATTACACGGTTACCGATTCAGTACGCGATGTTCGAAGCGATTGTCGCGGCAAACCAGCAACAGCCCGACGCAATTATTTTAGATGTGCCGTTGTTATTTGAAAGTGGCTGGCAACATGTTTGTGATCAAGTGTTGGTTGTGACGGCATCACCCGCCGTAGTATTGCAGCGGTTGATGGCGCGTAACCACTTATCGCAACAGGCGGCTCAGGCACGAATTGACAGCCAAATGCCACTTGCACAGAAGGTCGCAAGGGCTGACGTTGTCATTGATAACGGGGCCAACATTGATAAAACTAAAGCAGCCGTGTTAAAATGGCTGAAAACTATTACTAAATAA
- the polA gene encoding DNA polymerase I — translation MAKKLLLIDGNSVAFRAFFALHSQLERFVNPDGLHTNAIYGFNTMLDHMIKAVEPTDMLVAFDAGKTTFRTAMYDNYKGGRAKTPSEFSEQMPYIKQLLDAYGIKHYELKDYEADDIIGTLAGQADQTGYTTTVVTGDRDLTQLTTEHTTVAVTVKGVSEVERYTPAHVEEKLGITPAQIIDMKGLTGDTSDNYPGVTKVGEKTALKLLKQYGTMEGIYENIDAMKQSKMKEHLIEDREQAAQAKVLATIKRDAPIDVQLADLSYDGPDLDQLAAFYQKMDFQSFLKKLHLQSDEPATPIDYTVLTKANLTELQQFTDHVDFYLEMPTPNYHTSAFAGFAIGADDHWYISRDVELLMQPTVADLLSSTTITKDVFDMKRTTVGLNRLGIQLGKVDFDLLLVSYLLDTNDNSNDLGSLAEQHGYTDLPSDETVYGKGVKRAIPEDDDVFFSHLARKLAAIASLKPQLLKELAANEQDQLYDDIEKPMANVLAQMEIAGITVDSSRLKAMGSQFTERLSEIEQTIYQEAGEEFNINSPKQLGHILFEEMKLPVIKKTKTGYSTAVDVLEKLAPEAPIVANILQYRQISKIQSTYVIGLLDAIHSADQKVHTRYLQTLTQTGRLSSVDPNLQNIPVRLEEGRKIRQAFVPSHEGWQIFSSDYSQIELRVLAHITDDENMQAAFKAGDDIHAATAMRIFHLNSAEEVTPNIRRQAKAVNFGIVYGISDYGLSQNIGITRKQARSFIDAYFKEYPGVKKYMDEIVQTAKKQGYVETISHRRRYLPDINSKSFNQRSFAERTAMNTPIQGSAADIIKIAMIKMQDKLQAAGLKATMLLQVHDELIFEAPKEEIPVLEKLVPSVMDSAVQLAVPLKVESHYGDTWYDAK, via the coding sequence ATGGCAAAAAAATTATTACTGATTGATGGTAACAGTGTGGCATTTCGGGCGTTCTTTGCGTTGCATAGTCAACTGGAACGGTTCGTAAATCCAGACGGCCTGCATACCAACGCCATTTATGGCTTCAACACAATGCTTGACCACATGATCAAGGCAGTCGAACCCACGGATATGTTAGTGGCTTTTGATGCGGGTAAGACCACGTTTCGAACAGCCATGTACGATAATTACAAGGGTGGCCGGGCTAAGACGCCCAGTGAGTTTTCTGAACAAATGCCGTATATCAAACAGCTATTAGACGCATATGGTATCAAACATTATGAATTAAAAGACTACGAAGCCGATGACATTATTGGTACACTGGCCGGTCAAGCGGATCAAACCGGCTACACCACGACGGTCGTCACTGGTGACCGTGATTTGACGCAGTTGACGACCGAGCATACCACGGTGGCCGTGACCGTTAAAGGTGTTTCTGAAGTGGAACGCTATACGCCGGCGCACGTTGAAGAAAAGCTGGGCATCACACCGGCACAAATTATTGATATGAAGGGGTTGACAGGTGATACCTCGGATAACTATCCGGGTGTCACCAAGGTTGGTGAGAAGACCGCCCTTAAATTACTCAAACAGTATGGTACGATGGAAGGCATTTATGAAAACATCGATGCCATGAAGCAGAGCAAGATGAAGGAACATCTGATTGAGGATCGCGAACAAGCGGCGCAAGCTAAGGTGCTAGCAACAATCAAGCGGGATGCGCCGATTGATGTTCAATTGGCTGATTTATCCTATGATGGCCCGGATCTTGACCAGCTGGCCGCGTTTTATCAGAAGATGGACTTTCAATCATTTTTGAAGAAATTACACCTACAGTCGGACGAACCAGCAACGCCCATTGATTATACCGTCTTGACGAAAGCTAACCTGACGGAATTGCAACAATTTACCGACCACGTGGACTTTTACTTGGAGATGCCAACGCCAAACTACCACACGTCGGCCTTTGCTGGCTTTGCCATCGGAGCGGATGATCACTGGTACATCAGTCGGGATGTGGAATTATTAATGCAACCGACTGTGGCTGACCTCTTGAGTAGCACAACGATTACCAAGGACGTTTTTGATATGAAACGCACGACGGTCGGGCTTAATCGTTTGGGTATTCAGCTAGGTAAAGTCGACTTTGATCTCTTACTCGTTTCATACTTATTAGATACAAATGATAACAGTAACGACTTGGGAAGTTTAGCTGAGCAACACGGGTACACTGACTTGCCGAGTGACGAGACCGTTTATGGTAAGGGCGTTAAGCGTGCCATTCCTGAAGATGATGACGTCTTCTTTAGTCATCTCGCCCGGAAATTGGCCGCAATCGCTAGTTTGAAGCCACAGTTATTAAAGGAATTGGCAGCCAATGAGCAGGATCAACTTTACGATGATATCGAAAAACCGATGGCTAATGTCTTAGCTCAGATGGAAATCGCCGGCATTACGGTCGACAGCAGTCGACTTAAAGCCATGGGCAGTCAGTTTACAGAACGGTTGAGTGAAATTGAACAGACGATTTATCAAGAAGCCGGTGAAGAGTTCAATATTAATTCACCTAAGCAACTAGGTCACATCTTGTTTGAAGAAATGAAATTACCCGTAATCAAGAAGACCAAGACAGGGTATTCTACCGCCGTAGACGTTCTAGAAAAGTTAGCACCGGAAGCACCAATCGTCGCTAATATTTTACAATATCGGCAGATCTCGAAGATTCAATCGACCTACGTTATCGGTTTGTTAGATGCCATTCATTCTGCTGATCAAAAAGTGCATACGCGCTACTTGCAAACGTTGACCCAAACTGGCCGGTTATCGTCCGTTGATCCAAACTTACAAAACATTCCGGTGCGCTTGGAAGAAGGACGTAAGATTCGACAAGCCTTTGTTCCTAGTCATGAAGGTTGGCAGATTTTCTCGTCTGATTATTCGCAAATCGAATTACGGGTTCTCGCGCATATTACTGATGATGAAAATATGCAGGCCGCTTTTAAAGCGGGTGATGATATTCATGCCGCAACGGCCATGCGAATCTTTCATTTGAACTCAGCTGAAGAGGTGACGCCAAATATTCGACGGCAAGCCAAGGCGGTTAACTTTGGAATCGTCTATGGAATTAGTGATTACGGCTTGTCACAAAATATCGGCATTACGCGTAAACAGGCTCGCAGCTTTATTGACGCTTACTTCAAAGAATATCCGGGTGTCAAAAAGTATATGGATGAAATTGTCCAAACGGCGAAAAAACAAGGTTATGTGGAAACCATTTCACATCGACGCCGGTACTTGCCAGATATTAATTCCAAGAGCTTCAACCAACGCTCATTCGCTGAACGGACAGCCATGAATACCCCCATCCAAGGGAGTGCGGCTGATATTATCAAGATTGCGATGATTAAGATGCAAGATAAGTTACAGGCTGCGGGTTTGAAAGCAACCATGCTGTTACAAGTTCATGATGAATTGATTTTTGAAGCGCCAAAAGAAGAAATTCCAGTTTTAGAAAAATTAGTGCCAAGCGTGATGGATTCCGCCGTACAGTTAGCCGTACCGTTAAAGGTTGAGAGCCACTACGGTGATACTTGGTACGATGCAAAATAG
- the mutM gene encoding bifunctional DNA-formamidopyrimidine glycosylase/DNA-(apurinic or apyrimidinic site) lyase, whose product MPELPEVETVRRGLNRLVSGATIASIEVFWPKIINNDVDSFKQRLANQTIQTIDRRGKYLLFRFSNGLTMVSHLRMEGKYNVVPRGEDQGKHTHVIFHLTDDRDLLYNDTRKFGRMTLVPTGEENTVAGLRTIGPEPVAEQLTLAYMTATFGKSKKMIKPLLLDQSKIAGIGNIYADETLWMSKIHPMRPANSLTTDEIATLRQNIIDEMAMAIKGHGTTVHSFSTAFGEAGQFQNHLHVYGREGEPCERCGTIIEKIKVAQRGTHFCPLEQRL is encoded by the coding sequence ATGCCTGAATTACCTGAAGTTGAAACTGTTCGTCGCGGCTTAAATCGTCTGGTTAGCGGGGCAACGATTGCTAGTATCGAGGTTTTTTGGCCGAAAATTATTAATAATGATGTCGATAGTTTCAAACAGCGTTTAGCCAACCAAACGATCCAGACCATTGATCGGCGGGGGAAGTATTTGTTGTTTCGCTTTAGCAATGGTCTGACGATGGTGTCGCATTTGCGGATGGAAGGCAAGTATAATGTTGTACCGCGTGGTGAAGATCAAGGTAAACACACGCACGTGATCTTCCATCTGACCGATGATCGTGATTTGCTGTACAACGATACGCGTAAGTTCGGGCGAATGACGCTCGTGCCGACCGGTGAAGAAAACACGGTGGCGGGATTGCGGACAATTGGCCCGGAACCCGTTGCTGAACAGTTAACACTGGCTTATATGACGGCCACTTTTGGCAAGTCGAAAAAGATGATCAAGCCACTATTGTTGGATCAAAGTAAGATTGCGGGCATTGGGAATATTTACGCGGACGAAACGCTATGGATGAGTAAGATTCATCCAATGCGGCCTGCTAATTCACTAACTACTGATGAGATTGCAACATTGCGCCAAAACATTATTGATGAAATGGCGATGGCAATTAAAGGTCACGGCACCACTGTTCATTCATTTTCAACGGCATTTGGTGAAGCCGGTCAGTTTCAAAATCACTTACACGTCTATGGTCGTGAAGGGGAACCTTGCGAACGGTGTGGCACAATTATTGAGAAAATCAAAGTGGCACAGCGAGGGACCCATTTTTGCCCGTTAGAACAACGGTTGTAG
- the sufU gene encoding Fe-S cluster assembly sulfur transfer protein SufU — translation MGLSKLSGLYREVILDHGDHPHHKNALPNATHAITLKNPTCGDVINLAIQLDAHDQIEDIGFTGEGCTISQASASMMTDAVMGKSKEQALAMAKTFSDMAIGKQHPQADMDALEDAAILSNIMQFPARIKCATLAWWALQRALLAENGNEEESEV, via the coding sequence ATGGGACTGTCTAAATTAAGTGGCTTATATCGCGAAGTGATTTTAGATCATGGTGATCATCCGCATCATAAAAATGCGTTGCCAAACGCAACACATGCCATTACGTTGAAAAATCCAACTTGTGGCGACGTCATCAATTTGGCTATTCAATTGGATGCGCATGATCAAATCGAAGATATTGGATTTACGGGTGAGGGCTGTACCATCAGTCAAGCATCGGCCAGTATGATGACGGATGCGGTGATGGGTAAGTCGAAAGAACAGGCATTGGCAATGGCTAAGACATTTTCGGATATGGCGATTGGCAAGCAACACCCGCAGGCCGATATGGATGCCTTAGAAGACGCCGCAATTTTATCGAATATTATGCAATTTCCGGCACGAATCAAATGTGCCACGCTAGCTTGGTGGGCTTTGCAACGGGCATTGCTTGCTGAAAATGGCAATGAGGAGGAATCAGAAGTATGA
- the nrdR gene encoding transcriptional regulator NrdR codes for MQCPHCHHNGSRVVDSRPTDDGRVIRRRRECENCGFRFTTFERVEATPLLVIKKNGAREEFNREKVLRGIIRSAEKRPVSMETMTGVVDDVENKVRSLGENEISSQVIGEYVMEQLADIDEISYIRFASVYRQFKDMHVFLNELQDMMERDKVKLAKPSAKTTHAPKRKKD; via the coding sequence ATGCAATGTCCACATTGTCATCATAATGGCTCCCGCGTGGTTGACAGTCGACCAACTGATGATGGTCGCGTGATTCGACGGCGCCGGGAATGCGAAAACTGTGGGTTCCGGTTCACAACATTTGAACGGGTCGAAGCCACGCCATTATTAGTCATTAAGAAAAATGGTGCCCGCGAAGAATTCAATCGTGAAAAAGTCTTGCGCGGAATTATTCGCTCGGCCGAGAAACGACCCGTTAGCATGGAAACCATGACGGGCGTCGTTGATGATGTTGAAAATAAGGTCCGGTCACTGGGCGAAAATGAAATTTCAAGCCAAGTTATCGGCGAGTATGTCATGGAGCAATTGGCAGATATTGACGAAATTTCGTACATTCGTTTTGCCAGTGTTTACCGGCAATTCAAGGATATGCACGTCTTCTTGAATGAACTCCAAGATATGATGGAGCGTGATAAGGTCAAACTGGCAAAACCGTCAGCGAAGACGACCCACGCACCTAAACGAAAAAAAGATTAG
- the sufB gene encoding Fe-S cluster assembly protein SufB, translating into MSEVPDVVKNDRDYEYGFHDDVKPAYSTGRGLTEATVREISAAKHEPQWMLDYRLNAYHEYLKMPMPKFGPDLTKLDLKDMLYYQKMTDKKFRDWKEVPADLKRTFDRLGVPEAERKYLAGSSAQYESEVVYHNMRKDFEKLGIIFTDTDTALHDYPELFKKWFGKLVKPTDNKFAALNAAVWSGGSFIYVPKGVQTKTPIQSYFRLNAENSGQFERTLIIVEDGASVDYVEGCTAPNYSSDSLHAAVVEVNVEPNAYCRYTTIQNWSDNVYSLETKRAAAAENATMEWVDGNLGSKVTMKYPSVYLNGEGARGTMLSIAVASNGIHQDSGARMIHNAKNTSSSIVSKSIAKTGGATDYRGTVRFAKHSDGSKAHVECDTIIMDDQSSSNTIPYNEIDSANVAMEHEAKVSKISEEQLYYLMSRGISEAKATEMIIMGFVEPFTKQLPMEYAVELNRLISFEMEGSIG; encoded by the coding sequence ATGAGTGAAGTACCTGACGTGGTCAAAAATGACCGTGATTATGAATATGGATTTCATGACGATGTCAAACCAGCATATTCAACTGGGCGAGGATTAACGGAAGCCACGGTGCGCGAAATTTCCGCGGCAAAACATGAGCCACAATGGATGTTGGATTATCGGTTAAATGCCTATCATGAGTATTTAAAGATGCCGATGCCTAAGTTTGGCCCGGATCTCACGAAACTCGACTTGAAGGACATGCTGTATTATCAGAAGATGACCGATAAAAAGTTCCGTGACTGGAAAGAAGTCCCAGCTGACTTGAAGCGGACGTTCGACCGGTTAGGTGTGCCTGAAGCTGAACGGAAATACTTAGCCGGTTCATCGGCGCAGTATGAATCTGAAGTCGTTTATCACAATATGCGTAAAGATTTTGAAAAGTTAGGTATTATTTTTACCGATACCGATACGGCGCTTCACGATTATCCAGAACTGTTCAAGAAGTGGTTTGGGAAACTCGTCAAACCAACCGATAACAAGTTTGCGGCTTTAAACGCGGCAGTCTGGTCAGGTGGGTCCTTCATTTATGTGCCTAAGGGTGTCCAGACGAAGACGCCAATTCAGTCATATTTCCGGTTAAATGCTGAAAACTCGGGTCAGTTTGAGCGGACTTTGATTATCGTGGAAGATGGTGCCAGTGTCGACTATGTCGAAGGGTGTACGGCCCCTAATTATTCTTCAGATAGTTTGCACGCGGCCGTTGTTGAAGTCAATGTTGAGCCCAACGCTTACTGCCGTTATACAACGATTCAAAACTGGTCTGACAATGTTTATAGCCTGGAAACTAAGCGAGCTGCAGCGGCCGAAAATGCCACGATGGAATGGGTCGATGGGAATTTAGGTTCGAAGGTTACGATGAAGTACCCAAGCGTTTATTTGAATGGGGAAGGTGCCCGCGGGACCATGTTATCGATCGCGGTTGCCAGCAATGGCATCCACCAAGATTCTGGTGCTCGGATGATTCATAATGCTAAGAATACCTCCAGTTCGATTGTTTCGAAGTCCATCGCTAAGACTGGTGGTGCGACTGATTACCGTGGAACCGTGCGTTTTGCCAAGCATTCAGACGGTTCCAAAGCACATGTTGAGTGTGATACGATCATCATGGATGACCAGTCGTCTTCCAACACGATTCCGTATAATGAAATCGACAGTGCTAACGTCGCGATGGAACACGAAGCTAAGGTGTCCAAAATCTCAGAAGAACAGCTCTACTACTTGATGAGCCGAGGAATTTCAGAAGCTAAGGCAACCGAAATGATTATCATGGGATTCGTAGAACCATTTACGAAGCAATTACCGATGGAATATGCTGTTGAATTAAACCGGTTAATCAGCTTTGAGATGGAAGGTTCAATCGGGTAG
- a CDS encoding metal-sulfur cluster assembly factor: MADELGEDKALSPVEDAVMKSLEQVIDPELGVDMVNLGLIYGVDVDDNGSCTVTMTLTTMGCPLGNLLASQINQAIMSVDGVKNCELDLVWEPAWGIDKMSRFAKVALGIHG; the protein is encoded by the coding sequence ATGGCAGACGAACTTGGCGAGGATAAGGCCCTCTCACCCGTTGAAGACGCGGTCATGAAGTCGTTAGAGCAGGTGATTGATCCAGAACTGGGCGTTGACATGGTTAACCTTGGTTTGATCTATGGTGTTGACGTAGACGATAATGGTAGCTGCACGGTAACGATGACGTTGACGACGATGGGGTGCCCATTAGGAAATTTATTGGCAAGTCAAATTAATCAAGCAATTATGAGTGTGGATGGTGTTAAGAATTGTGAACTTGACTTGGTCTGGGAACCTGCTTGGGGAATTGATAAAATGAGTCGTTTTGCTAAGGTTGCCCTTGGCATTCATGGCTAA
- a CDS encoding cysteine desulfurase has translation MESNFETLRSDFPILNQQVNDERLVYLDNAATAQRPNQVVDALVHFYQHDNANVHRGVHTLAERATSQYEAARAKVQRFINAAKTDEIVFTKGTTDSLNLIASTYGEANIQAGDEIVISIMEHHSNLIPWQQLALRKHATLKYIELTATGELDMADAANKITDRTKIVSVTHASNVLGTVNPIKALARLAHQHGALMIADGAQAAPHMPVDVQALDVDFYAFSGHKMLGPTGIGVLYGRENLLATMPPYQFGGEMIGFVHRDDSTWAELPWKFEAGTQNIAGAIGLGAAVDYLTQLGMDQVQQHEQQLVNYLLPKLIAMPGVTVYGPQDPQHHTGVIAFNIDGLHPHDAATALDMEGVAVRAGHHCAQPLMAALGLVATARASFYIYNTQADADQLLTSLQATKEFFEHGTV, from the coding sequence ATGGAATCCAATTTTGAGACGTTACGGTCAGATTTTCCCATTCTAAACCAACAAGTGAATGATGAACGACTTGTCTACCTGGATAATGCGGCGACTGCTCAGCGCCCCAACCAAGTCGTGGATGCGCTCGTTCACTTTTATCAACACGATAATGCCAATGTTCATCGCGGTGTGCACACCTTAGCAGAGCGGGCCACTAGTCAATACGAAGCTGCGCGCGCCAAGGTGCAACGGTTCATCAATGCTGCAAAAACGGATGAAATCGTCTTCACCAAAGGGACGACGGATAGTCTCAATCTGATTGCCAGTACTTATGGCGAAGCCAATATTCAAGCGGGTGATGAGATCGTCATTTCCATTATGGAGCACCATAGTAATTTAATTCCGTGGCAACAGTTAGCATTGCGTAAGCACGCCACCTTGAAATATATTGAGTTAACGGCGACTGGTGAATTGGACATGGCCGATGCTGCCAACAAGATTACGGATCGAACAAAAATCGTTTCAGTGACCCATGCTAGTAATGTATTGGGAACGGTCAATCCAATCAAGGCGTTAGCACGATTGGCGCATCAACACGGTGCCCTGATGATTGCGGATGGGGCGCAAGCAGCCCCTCATATGCCGGTCGATGTCCAGGCACTCGATGTTGATTTTTACGCATTTTCGGGGCATAAAATGCTGGGACCAACCGGCATTGGCGTTCTATATGGTCGTGAGAATTTATTAGCTACGATGCCACCGTATCAATTTGGTGGTGAGATGATTGGCTTTGTTCACCGTGATGACAGTACCTGGGCGGAACTACCGTGGAAGTTTGAAGCGGGCACTCAGAACATTGCCGGTGCGATCGGCTTGGGCGCGGCGGTTGATTATTTGACGCAACTCGGTATGGATCAAGTTCAGCAACACGAACAGCAATTAGTCAATTACTTATTGCCTAAGTTGATTGCAATGCCTGGTGTCACGGTCTACGGTCCCCAAGATCCCCAACATCATACGGGCGTCATCGCCTTTAATATCGACGGTTTGCACCCGCACGACGCGGCTACCGCGTTGGATATGGAAGGTGTCGCCGTTCGCGCGGGTCATCACTGTGCACAACCCCTGATGGCAGCGCTCGGCTTAGTAGCAACTGCACGGGCTAGTTTTTACATTTACAATACACAAGCGGACGCTGATCAATTATTAACGTCACTCCAAGCAACAAAGGAGTTTTTCGAACATGGGACTGTCTAA